Part of the Nitrosophilus alvini genome, GGGATTTTATACCGGCTGTTTTATGAAGAGTTTCAAAAGTCTTGTCCGTAAATATAGCAAAAGCAATCTTTTTTGACAAAAATGAGATATTTTCAAAAATATTATCCAGATTTTCAGCCCACTGCAAAGATGAAGATGAAAAAATAAAATCTATTTTTCTGTTTTTCAGATTTTTATAACATTCATAATTGTTAAAATCACACAATAACTTTTGGGTTTTGAAATCCGGATGGAGATTTAACATCTTTTCAGATTTATCAAGAGCATAAAATCTGTCAAACTCCCAGTCTATATTTTTATAGATTTCGCCGCTACCGGCCCCTATATCTAAAATATTTTTAGGTTTTGAATCTATAAGGGCAACCAGTTCTTTTGCCACTCTTGACTGTATAATTTTATATGATTGGTAATCTTCGGCAAATCTTGAAAACTCTTTGACCGGATTCATTTTATAGCGTGCCTTTAACTTTTTCATAATTTTTTTTAGGTATAATTGGCGCAATTATATCAAAGAAAAAGGTCTTTTATGCTTCAGGTTTTGTTTATCCTTCAAATAATTTTGGCTATTGTACTTACAATCATCGTACTTTTACAAAAAAGTTCCTCAATAGGTCTTGGCGCTTACAGCGGTAGCAACGAATCACTTTTCGGTGCAAAAGGTCCTGCAGGATTCCTGGCAAAACTGACTTTTACGGTAGGTGCGCTTTTTATAATAAATACCATTACGCTTGGCTATATGTACAATAAAGAGTATAACAAGTCAATAGTAGACAATATTAAAACAGAAACTATTCCTGCACCTGCAGCAGTTCCTGCTCCTCCTGCGGAATCAAAAAGTGAAGCACCTGCAGCGCCACAGGCACCTCAGACAAAGTAAAATGTCCTGGAGCAAAGAGAAGGTATTTAAAAATCTTTTCTCTTTGCTTTTTTTATTCTTTCTATTTATAAATTTTTCCCTTCCGCTTTTTGCCGATGCACATATTTTTGTATATCACAGATTCGGCGATGACAGATATCCATCAACAAACACTTCCATAGAGCAGTTGAGAAAAGATTTCGAATATCTCAAAACAAACGGATATGAAGTTATACCTCTATCCCGTCTTACAGATGCGGTAAAAAATTCGGAAAATATACCTGATAAATGGGTTGTTATTACAATTGACGACGGATATAAAAGTTTTTATCAAAACGCTCTTTATATTTTTAAAGAGTATGGATACCATTTTACTCTTTTTGCCGCAACGAAACCCTCGCTGAAAGGATACAAAGACTTTATGAGATGGGAAGAGCTGAAAGAGGCATCTAAATATGGCGATATCGGCCTGCATTCACATTCGCATCCCCATTTGACACATTTAAGCGATGAAGAGATAAAAAAAGATACAAAAACAGGAATAGATCTTTTTGAAAAATATCTGGGTTTCAGGCCAAATTTCTATGCATATCCGTACGGAGAATATGATGAGAGAGTAAAAAACATAATAAAATCTTTCGGTTTCAAAGCCATATGCAACCAAAATGCCGGCGCTATAAACAAAACAAGCGATATTTATGACCTTGATAGAATCGCTCTTGTCGGTAAAAGCGATATCTCCTCAAAACTGAAACTCAGATATCTCAACGCCTTATGGATTGAACCGAGAAACTATCCTGCAAACGGAATTTTAGAAAAAGTCAAAGTCAAGATATTTGATAACGCTGAAACCGCAGAGATTTATGTCACCGGATACGGATGGAAAAGAGTCAAGGTAAAAAACGGTCTAATTGATGAGGAGATGAACCTTCATTTGAAAAAAAAGAGAACGAGAGTGATAATAAAGGTTAAAAATAGTAAAATATCCACCAGGATTTTAGTAAAATGAGCCGAAAGAACAAAGCAACAAAGGAGATGAAATGGAGCTGAGCGAAATATACGATTATGCCAAAGACCATATGCAAAAAAGTGTGGAGGTACTTAAAAAAGATTTCAACACACTAAGAACAGGAAGAGTAACCACATCAGTGGTAGAAAATATAAAAGTTGACTATTATGGATCGCCAACACCTATAAATCAAGCGGCTTCCGTTGTTGCTGCTGATGCTACAACCATAGTGATATCACCCTGGGATAAATCTCTCTTGGGTGCCATAGAAAAAGCGATACAGGAAGCAAATATAGGCGTAAATCCAAATAATGACGGCGAACAGATAAAACTCTTTTTTCCTCCTATGACAATAGAACAAAGAGAACAGGAAGCAAAAAAAGCAAAACAGTTTGGTGAAAAAGCAAAGATAGCGATAAGAAACGTAAGACGTGACGCAAACGATAAAGTCAAAAAGCTTTTCAAAGAAAAAGTTATAACCGAAGATGAAGAAAAAAGAGCTCTTGAAGAGGTACAGAAAATTACAGATGAGTTTATAAAAAAAGTTGACGAGCTTGTAAAACAGAAAGAGCAGGAGATTTTGAAAGTTTAATATTTAAGTGTTAGTGTTGGCAACATCCTAACCTATACTAATACTAATACAACACTTAAGGGAAAGAATGGATATAGAAAAAATCTATAAAGATTCAGGAGCACTTTTAGAAGGACATTTTATTTTAAGCAGCGGAAAACACAGCACAAATTATCTGCAAAGTGCAAAAGTTCTTGAAGACCCGAAAAGAGCCGAGATTTTGGCAAAAGAACTGAGCCGTCAGATAAAGAAAGCCGACTTGAAAATCGATACGGTATGTTCTCCGGCTATAGGCGGACTTTTAGCCGGATACGAACTTGCCAGAGCTCTTGGAGTCAGATTTATTTTCACCGAAAGAAAAGATGGAGAAATGACTTTAAGGCGTGGATTTGAAGTAAAACCAGATGAACGTGTGTTAATCTGCGAGGATATCATAACCACAGGCGGTTCTGCAATGGAAGCTGCCAGAGAAATAGAAAAAAGAGGCGGAAAGGTTGTAGCTTTTGCCGCTCTTGCAAACAGAGGTGTATGTAAAAGAGAGGGCGGAACAGGCAATAGAAAAGATGGGTGCATGCTCCCGGAAAACAAGCCGTTTTTCGCGCTGGCCGATTTTGATTTTCCAATTTATGAACCGGATGAGTGTCCTATGTGCAAAGAGGGAAGCGAAGCAGTAAAACCAGGGAGCAGAGGAAACTAGTGGCAAGGTGGAGAGATATAAAACAAGGCAAGATAGAAAAGCCTGCCGAGAAAAAACCGAATATAAAAGATAATTTAAAATATGCAACCATTCCTGTAAGATTGAAGGCTTTTTTGACAGATACATTTATGATAACAATGCCGATAATATATATAGTCATATATCTTATAATGGGCAGCAGAGAAAATTTCAGAGAACATCTTGCAGCAGGATGGCTTTATATTGTAATTCCACATTTTTTTATTATTGTTATCTTATGGTATAAATTTGGTCAGACACCCGGAATGAAAGCATACTCTATAAAACTTATAGACAACGCTACAAAAAAGAAGCCCTCTTTTTTTGTCTCAATATTCAGATATTTTACTATGATACTATCGATTTTTTCTATTTTTGGTATACTCATTCCCTTTTTCAGAAAAGACTCAAAAGCACTTCATGATCTATTAAGCAACACTTCACTTGTTTTTACAAATGAGAAGTAGTCTAAATTCAGCCGATTTTAGAAATATATTTTTCTATATTTCAACATTCTACTTCTCATTCTTTTCCATTATCGGCGTATATATCATATATATGCCGAAAGTTTTGGAAAATATCGGATACAGTTCCGAAGAGATAGGTATAATATTTGCAATGTCTCCTATGGTAAGATTTCTGCTACCTTTCTTTTTTCTAAAACATCTGCGTCTTACAAAAAATATCTATATTTCTGCTTTGGGGCTTGCTCTATTTGCAGCTGTTCTGTTTTATTTTACTATTCACAATTTCTATCTGTTTTTACTTTCAAATATTATTCTGGGTATCTCTTTTGCATTAATTCTGCCCTATGCCGAAACTTTTGCTCTTGAACATCTGGGTAAAGAGAAATACGGAAAATCAAGATTATTCGGATCAGTCGGTTTTATAATAGTAGCACTTCTTTTAGCAAAATTTATGAATGAAAGCATCAATGCACTGCATTTTCTTTTTGTTACTATTCTTTTTACCGTAATTTTTGGATATAAGCTCAGTTTTTACGAAAAAGAAAACACTGCTGATAGAAATAACAATAAAAACTCTTTTTCTCTTTTAAAACATTGGAGACTTTGGATAAATATTTTTCTTATGCAGGTAAGCTTCGGAGCTTTTTATAACTTTTTTACCATATATGAAACTGCACATGGTGTAGATATAGAGACAGTTAGCTACCTTTGGACATTCGGTGTCGTATGCGAAATAGTAATGCTTTATTATCAAGGACCGTTACTAAAGAAAAATCTATACAATATCATCAAATGGAGCACTTTTACCGCAATTTTCAGATGGCTTTTGCTCTACTTTTTCCCTGACTCCGTATTGATAGCATATATATCCCAGTCTCTGCATGCAATAACTTTTGCTCTATATTACTCAGCTGCAATTGCATATCTTTTTCAAATATATGAAAACAAAAAGCTGGCTCAGCAGTTTTTCGGCGGTATCTCTTTTGGTCTCGGCGGTTTTGCAGGAAGTATTCTGGCAGGAATCTTTTATGGAGAGTATCTCTTTTTATATGCTGCAGGGGTTGCATTCATAGCCTGGTTGATATTGATACCGATCACCCCCGCAACCAGTAAAGATCATTTGGCTTGATAATAGCATCTTTTGGGAGATTCTACTTTCCCTTCTTCTTTAAGTTTTTTCACGATTTTTGAAACCTCCTTTGCATCCAAACCGGCAAGCTCGGCAATTTCTGCATTTTTAAGAGGCTTTCCCGCTTTTTTCATAACTTCCAACACTTTTTCATTCGCACTCATATAGACTCCTTTGTTTTTTCTATTATAAAAAATAAAACTTATATTTCTTCTTAACAGATACTATTTTTTAATCAATTCTTCAAAATTTTTGTTCATTTTTTAATCATAAATAAAATTAACTATTATCATATTTTTGACTTATATCAAAAATTTCCTCAATATTTACATATATAATTTAAGCAAAATTTAATAATAAAGGAGTGACCTATGACAGATTCTATTGATGTATTAAATACATTAAAATTGGTATATACCTTATATGCTTTGTTAATAATTTCGCTTATATGGTGGTTTGGTTACAATGTTACCAAAAAAGGTAATGGAAAAAGTATCATTACACCTAAAATTTTTTATATATATCTTGCATCTCTTGCAATAGTTGGTGTCGGTATTCATATATTGACATATAATAAAATTCCATGGGTAGCTTGGGATCTTAAAAGACATATGATAGAACCGGACAAATTGATTGAAATTAAAGTAAAAAAACATAAGTTCATACTACCGGAAGATAAAATTGTTATTAATTGCGGTGAAAAAGTAAAATTCAATTTAACTTCTGATGATCTCACTTACGGGTTTGGACTTTTTAGAAAAAACAACTCTATGGTTTTTCAGATGCAAGTTGTACCTGGACACAACAATGATATTTTATGGGAATTTCACAAAAACGGGATATATACCATACGTTCTACAGAATATTCCGGACCAAAAGGTGCATATATGGTTATTCCCGATGCCGTTGAAGTTGTAGGCTGCAAAGAAAACGACAAATACGCAATGAAATAGGAGGTATTATGAGTCTGATAAAAGCGATAATTAACGGCAACGAAGGAGGTCTAAAATATGACGGTTTGACCCCTCTTCAAAAAGTAACTCTCAGAACAGTAATCGTAGGACTTCTTTTTTATGGTCTTGCAACAATAGAAGGAATGATGATGAGAGCACAGCAGATTAAGCCTCTGCCAATGATTGACGACAGCCATTTCTTTTCAATAATGACCGTTCATCCTATAATAGGAATATTCGGTTCCACTTATCTAATAGTTTTTGGTGCTTTTATTTTTCTGGTTCCCTATCTTATGAAAAAACCGCTTTTCAGTATTAAACTTGCAAACTGGACTTGGATAAGCATAGCGGTAGGTGCCATTCTTTCATGGCTTGCGGGTTTTGTTTACCATTATGCGCCACTTTATACAATATATTGGCCTCTTCCGGTTGATTTCTCTCAATTTAGACCTATTGGCGGATTTATGTTTATTATGGGTATCGCACTTATTATGATAGGTACATTGATGTTTATATTTAATGTATATGCAACTGTTTTTCATACTCCTAAAGGACAAAAAAAACAGCCTATTAAACCTCTTCTTATGTCCGCATTTGGTATAGACGGTTTTTTAAATCTTGTAAATAAAATCAGAGGAAAAGAGCCATATGCCAAAGAACCGCCTTTGTCACTTCC contains:
- a CDS encoding RDD family protein, whose protein sequence is MARWRDIKQGKIEKPAEKKPNIKDNLKYATIPVRLKAFLTDTFMITMPIIYIVIYLIMGSRENFREHLAAGWLYIVIPHFFIIVILWYKFGQTPGMKAYSIKLIDNATKKKPSFFVSIFRYFTMILSIFSIFGILIPFFRKDSKALHDLLSNTSLVFTNEK
- the secG gene encoding preprotein translocase subunit SecG, producing the protein MLQVLFILQIILAIVLTIIVLLQKSSSIGLGAYSGSNESLFGAKGPAGFLAKLTFTVGALFIINTITLGYMYNKEYNKSIVDNIKTETIPAPAAVPAPPAESKSEAPAAPQAPQTK
- a CDS encoding winged helix-turn-helix transcriptional regulator gives rise to the protein MSANEKVLEVMKKAGKPLKNAEIAELAGLDAKEVSKIVKKLKEEGKVESPKRCYYQAK
- a CDS encoding MFS transporter → MRSSLNSADFRNIFFYISTFYFSFFSIIGVYIIYMPKVLENIGYSSEEIGIIFAMSPMVRFLLPFFFLKHLRLTKNIYISALGLALFAAVLFYFTIHNFYLFLLSNIILGISFALILPYAETFALEHLGKEKYGKSRLFGSVGFIIVALLLAKFMNESINALHFLFVTILFTVIFGYKLSFYEKENTADRNNNKNSFSLLKHWRLWINIFLMQVSFGAFYNFFTIYETAHGVDIETVSYLWTFGVVCEIVMLYYQGPLLKKNLYNIIKWSTFTAIFRWLLLYFFPDSVLIAYISQSLHAITFALYYSAAIAYLFQIYENKKLAQQFFGGISFGLGGFAGSILAGIFYGEYLFLYAAGVAFIAWLILIPITPATSKDHLA
- the pyrE gene encoding orotate phosphoribosyltransferase, encoding MDIEKIYKDSGALLEGHFILSSGKHSTNYLQSAKVLEDPKRAEILAKELSRQIKKADLKIDTVCSPAIGGLLAGYELARALGVRFIFTERKDGEMTLRRGFEVKPDERVLICEDIITTGGSAMEAAREIEKRGGKVVAFAALANRGVCKREGGTGNRKDGCMLPENKPFFALADFDFPIYEPDECPMCKEGSEAVKPGSRGN
- a CDS encoding polysaccharide deacetylase family protein; protein product: MSWSKEKVFKNLFSLLFLFFLFINFSLPLFADAHIFVYHRFGDDRYPSTNTSIEQLRKDFEYLKTNGYEVIPLSRLTDAVKNSENIPDKWVVITIDDGYKSFYQNALYIFKEYGYHFTLFAATKPSLKGYKDFMRWEELKEASKYGDIGLHSHSHPHLTHLSDEEIKKDTKTGIDLFEKYLGFRPNFYAYPYGEYDERVKNIIKSFGFKAICNQNAGAINKTSDIYDLDRIALVGKSDISSKLKLRYLNALWIEPRNYPANGILEKVKVKIFDNAETAEIYVTGYGWKRVKVKNGLIDEEMNLHLKKKRTRVIIKVKNSKISTRILVK
- a CDS encoding methyltransferase domain-containing protein — encoded protein: MKKLKARYKMNPVKEFSRFAEDYQSYKIIQSRVAKELVALIDSKPKNILDIGAGSGEIYKNIDWEFDRFYALDKSEKMLNLHPDFKTQKLLCDFNNYECYKNLKNRKIDFIFSSSSLQWAENLDNIFENISFLSKKIAFAIFTDKTFETLHKTAGIKSPIFSGEEILNSAKKFFMINYRFKSYRLFFKDSRSMFSYIKRSGVSAGERRLSFKETKRLFREYPLKYLEFEVLFIWTE
- the frr gene encoding ribosome recycling factor, translating into MELSEIYDYAKDHMQKSVEVLKKDFNTLRTGRVTTSVVENIKVDYYGSPTPINQAASVVAADATTIVISPWDKSLLGAIEKAIQEANIGVNPNNDGEQIKLFFPPMTIEQREQEAKKAKQFGEKAKIAIRNVRRDANDKVKKLFKEKVITEDEEKRALEEVQKITDEFIKKVDELVKQKEQEILKV